ttattaaaaatcataaagaacatgcttattgaggaaaacaaatagTCATCCTCAACTTATGAAGCTAAAAAGGTTGTTTTCCCTCTAAGATTGGAGgtacagaagatacacgcatgtcctaatgactgtatcctctatcgcggtgaggattacgagaaattggatgcttgtcctgtgtgcagcgcgctgcggtataagatcaggcaagatgaccTTGGTGATTTTAGGGGGTAGCCTATACCAAGAAGAGAGTTCTTGTGAAAGTTATGTGGTATTTCCCTCTAATACCACGCCTGAAACATTTGTTCataaacaaggcacatgcaaaattgatgcgatggcacaaagaaaaaCGTAAGCAACATGAAATGATAAGACACCCCGCTTGGGCAATGTTTCTATTAATTTTTATCATGTTTTAATATTTGTTATGATgttaaatatttgttatcttaattttttagttttttttaaaaaaatggataAACACACCAGCCCAATTCTGGACCGATTAGAATACCGAAACTTCTAATCAGTCCAATATTGACCCTTGTAGAATGTTTAGTTATTCCAACAGGTCCAAAACTTAACTAGTTTGAATTTTTTCGGTTATATGTAAGGTGGGGGGTGTGGTGGCAGCGCCCTAACCCTGACCCTCATATAGACATCCTTCTTCGCAGAtgctgcaccaccaccaccggtgcTCCTCCACAGCCGTCGCACCTCCACCGCCGTCCAGATCCTACTCTGCCTCGCTCCTCCGTAGTTGCCTCGTGCTTTTGTCAATGCCACCCTCTATCGTGGTGAGGTAGGTAGCCATTAGCTTCTTGGCCACCGCCTTGACCAGATCCATGGCAAGGCGTGGAAGGTGCTACTGTCTTGCACTCGGGCAGCAGCAAATGCGGCCACGCTCGAGGCCTGAGCGGCAGCGTCCTTGGCTGCAGCGAAGGCCCAGCTCCCATTCTTCGACGAGGACCTCGGTGACTGTGGTGGGGACAGTGGAGCTTTAGCCTGCTTCGTGGCAGTGATGTAAGCGCCACCGCCAAGTTCTACTCAAGTGATGTAAGCGCTGGAGTCGTTATGATCGAATTGCTCTTTTACCTAGTTAGACTTTTTCCTTTTCGCATTATTATGTTCTGTTAGTTATCAGGATGAACTGCTAAGTTAGATTGCGCTAGTTTAATTCAATAGTTTCAATTGATGCTTATGTTGACAATGAAACTGCTAATATGTTGATCTTTGTGTTGTTTTATATATGTGTGTTATGTTCTATAACGTTGATGTTGATGTGTTATGAACTGCTAAGTTGTATGTTGACATGTCCAAATAATGATGAAAGAGTAATATATTGTTGCTACGAACATCTAGCACGTACACGTGCATATTCCTTTGAATGTGCATCTGTTGTACATGCAATTAGTTCATAATAATGTGCTACTACTCATGGATCTGATGGGCCGCTAGGGGCCGGGCGGCTTGGAAGCCTCGTGACCCTGGAGTCTCATGAATCACGATATCTATATCTAATATTAAAAAGTCATGTGTTTTTTTCAACCGTCGTTAACCAAATCATAGACGAGAGCTTAAAGGGGCGTGGAACCGGTGCGTGGCATACAGAGCGGGCATAAATCGGCCTCCACCGTGACATATATAGAAAACCATATAAAAACTGTCCACCACAAACCAGCCgcaaaacaagaaaaaatatCAAAAGATAAGATTTTGAACCCACGACCTGCACCATTTAGAGAGATAATATCCCACCACCAGGCTATGGCTATGCTTGCGACTTGGATTTCGAATTGTTGTTATTCGACCATCCGAACCAACGGTCCAATAGGTCCAACCATTATATTCGATTAACCAGTAGTCCATCAATGGTTCAATAATTAACGACCTGCCCTGTTAACTTTTATGCTTCCCACATCACCGAGTTCAGTATTTATCTTGtatgaaaatattattgttaattcttaaattaatttatttataccaattatataaatttatttTGAAGGTTTATCTTTAATGGTACGTCTTATATTATTGTCATTACTTTCCTCACAATGTCAATTCATTGGGCAAAATATCCATAGTTACCTGATGATCAGTATATGACTCTAAATTAATGATGACACCTGTTCATCGTAGCAACACGCGGGTATCGTACTAGTAATTATCAATTGCCTGGAGTCAACATGTATGCCTAGACCACGCACAATACTTTCTGCAGGAGATGCCAAATACTTGCAGGGGGCCTTGTGGTCAAGCAGATTATTCTTGACCACGTTTTTTGACTCTTGGAGTGTTAGTCTGTCACGGAAGAGATATAATCTTAGCCAGTTGCGTAGGTGGTTTGAAACTGAGTAGGTAAGGTTGACTCGTCACTCATTCATGGAGCATGACAACAGGTTGAAGAGAAGCCTCAAAATATCTCTGCTCGGAGTTAACAAGAGATAAAGATAGCAACTCCTCCACACACATCACCGAACATTAGTAGAGAATAGACCTTCCATCTAGTGTTTTTAGTCCCGCTCGTTTTTTACCTGGGATTgaaggagctttagtcccgcgTCTAAAAACCAGCTCCGacgggggctctttagtcctctctctcccccatcACTACCTTATCCTTTCCCAACCCATCACtggtctctctctccctccactgcttcctctcctccctctcctcctctctcctccctccactgTCCTCCGCCGGTGTGGGGCCTCCCCGGCCGGGCCGCCTGGCCGTCGGCCGCTACCACGCAAGGCCTCCCCGGCCGGGGCCCTGACCCACTGGTGTCGGCGGCCCTCCCACACAGGCGTGCGAGCGCTGCCGGCGCGCGGGCCCTCCCTGGCTGGCCCCCCTAGCCGCTGGTGGTGTGGGGCCGGTGGCTCCCAGTAGCTACGGCGGCGAGCGTGAGGATCAGGATGAGGAGCAGCGTGGCTTCCTGATTCATGCTTGTTCATGGGTTTCTTATTACTTCCTATTTTTCGATTGTGCTTGTTGCTACGGTTATGCTTGTTGCAAActatttattttccttccttCCATCTTCTTACTTTTTTGGTGAAGGTGAATGCCAATGGTATACAATAGGTTCTAGCATATTTGTACAAAGCCCTTGAGAAGTTGTTTTATGAAATATGTTCGTAATTATTGGCTTGGTGGACACATAAGTTTATCGGAtcaaaatcagaaaaagaaaagttcatGGTAATATCAACTAGAACATAAATTATTAGCTATTTTTTTAACGTTTTAGTCCCGTTTGGTAATAAGGGGTCACGTGCATGCGCATGCATAGCGGTCCCTTTAGTTCCGATTGGTATtgccaaccgggattaaatgacgtctttagtcccgggtgatgacccggaactaaagaggaggacctttagtcccgaatgataAGTCCCGGTTAGTTTTTTCGAGAGATATTAGacttatcaaccgggactaatgcgcGGTTTTCCACCTGTGGAATTCCCCCCTGCATGTTGTTAGTGGAGGGAACAATTAACTGACAGCAACAACACAATTAAGTGTTCATTAGCGCCAGTGGCGGAGCTGGCGTCGTCATTTCTATGCCTTGGGCCACTCATGCGAGCGCTTAAACCACATAAACTAACCCATGTAGCGATAGACACAATAGCGAAGATGGGAACCAAATCGAAACTACACTTTTactcctttttcttttatgGCTGAAGGAAAAAACAGAGGCTCGATGTGAGTCAATGGTTCTGCACAAAGAGGAAAAGTTTTGCTAGCCCAATCATATCATGCGTAGTAAAGTCTTCCACGTGCTTCTACCAAACCGGGGTTGAACTACACATATCTTTTCCACATCCCACGCCTAGCGACTAGCGATCGATCGACTCGCGTCCCTCCGGTCATTTCGTATGCTCTATATATACTAGTATAAGAAGAAGTGAAAGAACAGAAGCGCGCAGCGCCCCTCCCGTTCCGTCTCCACTCTCCACGCTTTACTTCCACTCCCCCGCGCCCTGCCGTTTCCCGATGGAGACTGTGTTGGcatctgtcgccgccgccggcgggatgGTCGCagcggccgcgctcgccgcgggGGCCAGCCGGGTCGCGGGGCAAAAGGACCGCCTCAACGCACCCCCAGGTGACAATGCTGCCCAATCACCCTTCCCTATAGGCTACAGCTACTTGATCCGTCCGCTCCATCAGGATAGAAACCAAGCCGGTGGAAGAACTAAACTCTCTCTATTCCTTTTACTACTAGAATAGAACCATACATACCCAGCACATGCATGACGCATGCACGCACCGTACTCATGAATGACCCCGATCCTAATTTTCTTGTTTCCTGGCTATCTATATGAATTGGCATTTTCTCCAGTTTACATCATTCAAACAGAAATATTCCAAATTCAGTATTCTTCAAGGAAGGAAACTAAAGCTTTGGTTAATTGTTATTATGGTGTTATCATACAGCTATTCCTGGTTTACCTATCATTGGGAACCTTCATCAGCTGAAAGAAAAAAAGCCTCATCAAACCTTTGCAAGATGGGCCCAAGTCTACGGGCCAATATACACTATAAGAAGTGGTGCATCTTCTATGGCTATCGTCAATTCAACTGAAGTTGCCAAAGAGGTAAAGTTCAAAGCTGAGCCTTTGCAATTATAGGAGTACAATATTTTTATGCTCTTCAGGGCAAAGTGTGACGGCTGATATTATGTTCTATCTCTTGCAGGCTATGGTTGCAAAGTTCCAATCCATATCTACTCGGAAACTACCCGCTGCAATTTCAGTGCTCAGTCGTGACAAAAAGATGGTTGCTACAAGCGACCATGGCGACTTCCATAAAATAGCGAAGCGCTATATTATGCTGAGCGTGCTGGGCGCTTCTGGCCAGGTATGGGTTATAACAAATTCAGTACCTAGCTACAGTTTTGCTGCAAGATTTTGAGTGTGTATAAGTCAAAATTTCTATCAAGTGAGGTTTAAAATTGGTGTGCTTGAACAAATTTCAGAAACAATTTCGGGGCATAAGGGACATGGTGATTGGTAACATGTTGAGCACCTTCCACGCATTGGTGGCTAATGACCCCAAAGCTCCTGTGAACTTCCGGGAAGTTTTCAAGGATGAGCTATTCCGCCTATCCTTGATTCAGGTAAGTTCATTTACTGGTTTACTTTTCGTGTCAATAACACTTTATAACTGTTATTAGCGCTTTATGAATTTTTACTGTCAGTCTGTCCCAGATAACCTGTTGAACAACTTCACATAGGTCTCTTGCATTCCTTAATACAAAATAGAATGTAAGAAGGATTCGTTTAGTTACTTCTATATTGAGGATATGTGTGCTGTAAATTCAGGCTTTAGGTGAGGATGTGAGCTCGATCTACGTAGAAGAGTTTGGGAAAATTATATCGAAGGAGGAAATCTACCAGATCGCTGTGGTTGACCCGCTGATGTGTGCTCTTGAGGTCGACTGGAGGGAGTTCTTCCCCTACCTCGGTTGGATTCCAAATCAGAGCTTTGACACAACAGTGAGTACAACAGAAGCTAGACGAACTGCAGTCGTACGAGCCTTGATCAATCAGCAGAAGAAAAGAATCGCACGCGGAGAGGTAATACATTGTCTACTTTGACAGTAACATTTGTAGGAAAACGAAAAGATTGTTTTTGAGTTATTGAATTATCAAACTCTGATTGCAGGCTCGGGTATCCTATCTGGACTTCCTGCTAGCACAGAATACACTGACTGATGAGCAAGTGACATCACTGATCTGGGAGGCAATCATAGAAGCTGCAGATACTACTCTGTCCACAACCGAATGGGCCATGTATGAGCTCTCCAAGAACCAAGAAAAACAGGTACATTTGGAAGTTTATTTTTTCACTGGTTTATGGAGCTACATACATATTCCTAATCACATCGATTGTGCACATCAGGAACGTCTTTACGAGGAAATTCAAGAGGTATGCGGCAATGAGACAGTCACTGAGGATGACCTCCCACGGTTACCTTACTTGAACGCGGTGTTCCATGAG
Above is a genomic segment from Setaria viridis chromosome 4, Setaria_viridis_v4.0, whole genome shotgun sequence containing:
- the LOC117853040 gene encoding ent-kaurene oxidase 2, giving the protein METVLASVAAAGGMVAAAALAAGASRVAGQKDRLNAPPAIPGLPIIGNLHQLKEKKPHQTFARWAQVYGPIYTIRSGASSMAIVNSTEVAKEAMVAKFQSISTRKLPAAISVLSRDKKMVATSDHGDFHKIAKRYIMLSVLGASGQKQFRGIRDMVIGNMLSTFHALVANDPKAPVNFREVFKDELFRLSLIQALGEDVSSIYVEEFGKIISKEEIYQIAVVDPLMCALEVDWREFFPYLGWIPNQSFDTTVSTTEARRTAVVRALINQQKKRIARGEARVSYLDFLLAQNTLTDEQVTSLIWEAIIEAADTTLSTTEWAMYELSKNQEKQERLYEEIQEVCGNETVTEDDLPRLPYLNAVFHETLRRHPSVSVVPPRFVHEDTNLAGYDIPAGTEVIVNLYGCNMNKNDWDEPEEWKPERFLDGRFERADKFKTMAFGAGRRVCAGATQATNISCTAMARFVQDFAWRLKEGDEGKDGTIQFTTNRLYPLHVYLTPRGRK